A region of the Clostridium estertheticum subsp. estertheticum genome:
TTCAAAAGCTCCATTATACTTTATAACAGTAGCTTGCGTAACTAACATTGTTGTAGATTTAATATTAGTGGGTGTTTTACATATGGGTGCACCAGGAGCGGCAATTGCCACTATATTAGCTCAAGCTATAAGTTTCATAATTGGGGTCGTGTATGTAAAAAAGGTAGGTTTTGTTTTTGAGTTCAATCGCAGCCATATTAAACTTGAATCAGGTAAAGCAAAAAAAGTATTTAAGTTAGGACTGCCAATAGCATTACAGGATGGTTTAATTAACGTTTCTTTTATAATAATTACAGCGGTTATTAATGTGATGGGGCTTATGGCCTCTGCATCTGTAGGTGTTGTAGAAAAAATAATTGTATTTACAATGCTTCCAACTATTGCGTTTGCTTCGGCAATTGCAGCAATGACAGCTCAGAACATGGGTGCGGGAAAGCAGGAAAGAGCGAAACAGTGTTTGTATGTAGGAATTGGATGTTCGTTAATTATAGGAATAATATGTTATATATATGTACAAATTAATCCAACGTCGCTGACAGCATTGTTTTCGAGGGATGTTGAGGTTATAAAAACAGCCTCACTATATCTGAAATCATACAGTATTGACTGTATTTTGGTATGTTTTGTATTTTGTATGAATTCGTTTTTTAGTGGCTGTGGCAATTCTTTATTTCCAATGATTCATAGTTTAATTGCTACTTTTTTTATTCGTATTCCGTTGTCCTTTGTTTTAAGTAAAATGGCAGGTATAACGCTGTACGAAATTGGGTTTGCATCGCCGCTTGCAACATTCGCATCACTTGTAATGTGTATAATTTACCTGAGGTCCGGAAGATGGAAGAAGAATCAATTTATCCCAAAGGCCTAAAGAAATCGTCGGAAGGTGGATTTCTATTCCGTTGACAATTATATAGGTGGAGTATAAAATCGAAAGTAATTATATTAAGATACACCATAAGGGGGATTTTATTTATATGAAAAAGCAATCATTCTACTCAGCGCTTGATAAAGACAGGAAGTACATTTTAAATTGTTGCTTTTTTGTTTTTGCAGTCAATGGGCTATATGCCATGATTTTAGGTTCGCTTTTGCCAATTATTAGTAGTGAGTATGGTCTAAACAATACAATGAGCGGTCTTTTACTTTCAGCTCATCAAGTAGGTAACCTAATATCGGGATTTATTGCAGGTGTGTTACCTCTTTATTTAGGAAGAAAAAAAGCTATAATGTTTTTATGTAGTTTTGTTATTATGGGCTTTTTAATAATGATTTTGACAGGTAATCCAGTGTTACTCATTTTAGGATTCTTGTTTACTGGAATAAGTAGGGGGAGCATCTCTAATTTTAACAACACCGTTGTAAATGAGGTGTCCGGAAGTAGCTCAGCAGCACTTAATTTTTTACATAGTATTTTTGCAGTTGGAGCTTTAGCTGCTCCGTTTTTAGTAATTATATGTACAAATATGGCGGGTGATTTTGGCTGGAAAATAGCTTCAGTCGTTATTATTATTCTTGCATGTATCTCTATTTATCTATTTTCAAAAATGAAAATAGGGGAGACAGCAAAAAAAATGAAACAAATCAAAGTATATTATAAATTTATGAAAAACAAATTTTTTTGGATTACAGCTGGTATTATGTTTTTTTATTTATGTGCAGAGGCAACTATAAATGGGTGGTTGGTTAAATATTTTATAGATTCAAATATTATGACTATACAATATGCTCAAGTGCTTGCTTCACTGTTATGGATAGTCATACTTATTGGAAGGTTAACCTGTGCGTTTTTAGGGGACAAGGTATCTAAGAAAAAATTACTTTTAGTAACAAGCCTTGGGACCGTCGCATTTTATTTGTTGTTGTTATCGTCTCAGAATATAACAATTATAACAATAGCCATAATGGGATTAGGATTTTCTATGGCAGGCATATATCCTACAACAGTTTCAAGTGTCGGGAAAATTATTAAGGATTACCCTATGTCAATGGGAGTACTCCTTATGGTTGGGGGTATTGGAGCTATTATAATGCCAATTATAACAGGCGCATTATCTGACGCTTTTGGGATTTTTGCTGGTATGAGTGCAATTATACTTGCGATTGTCTTGATGATAGTTTGCGTTGTCTTAAGTGTGACAAGCAGCAATGGAATTGCTTAGATCGATTAATATAAGCTTAGCATAATATGTGATTATAAATATAGACTATGAGCGTATAGATTATTTATGTCGAATCATATATAATGATATCCTATTTAGTAATTTTTAATAATATAAAATAGGGGGAA
Encoded here:
- a CDS encoding MATE family efflux transporter, which translates into the protein MQQDNDLTKGKVIPTLLKFAFPFLLASLLQALYGAADLLVVGQFDNSAQVSAVATGSQIMQTITGVILGLTTGGTIIIGNYLGAKKYKDIVESIGTIICIFAIMAAALTVSMVLLTGTITSLMNTPAEALKYTKQYILICSCGIPFIIGYNALSGILRGLGNSKAPLYFITVACVTNIVVDLILVGVLHMGAPGAAIATILAQAISFIIGVVYVKKVGFVFEFNRSHIKLESGKAKKVFKLGLPIALQDGLINVSFIIITAVINVMGLMASASVGVVEKIIVFTMLPTIAFASAIAAMTAQNMGAGKQERAKQCLYVGIGCSLIIGIICYIYVQINPTSLTALFSRDVEVIKTASLYLKSYSIDCILVCFVFCMNSFFSGCGNSLFPMIHSLIATFFIRIPLSFVLSKMAGITLYEIGFASPLATFASLVMCIIYLRSGRWKKNQFIPKA
- a CDS encoding MFS transporter is translated as MKKQSFYSALDKDRKYILNCCFFVFAVNGLYAMILGSLLPIISSEYGLNNTMSGLLLSAHQVGNLISGFIAGVLPLYLGRKKAIMFLCSFVIMGFLIMILTGNPVLLILGFLFTGISRGSISNFNNTVVNEVSGSSSAALNFLHSIFAVGALAAPFLVIICTNMAGDFGWKIASVVIIILACISIYLFSKMKIGETAKKMKQIKVYYKFMKNKFFWITAGIMFFYLCAEATINGWLVKYFIDSNIMTIQYAQVLASLLWIVILIGRLTCAFLGDKVSKKKLLLVTSLGTVAFYLLLLSSQNITIITIAIMGLGFSMAGIYPTTVSSVGKIIKDYPMSMGVLLMVGGIGAIIMPIITGALSDAFGIFAGMSAIILAIVLMIVCVVLSVTSSNGIA